The Mangrovivirga cuniculi genomic sequence AATCGTCAATCAAACTTTATAAATCCCTGTTAGCAGATTCTATAACAGATAAGAGAATATATAACAACCTGGGAGCAGCATTCTTGAGAAGTGAACAGCCAGATTCAGCGATACTTTATTTAGGAACAGCAATACAACTTGATGAAAACTACTATGATGCAAAATTAAATAAAGTGCAGGCGTTATTGGCAAAGGGAGATTTTAAGAAAGTTGTAAATGAAACTGCTCAAATGGAAATAAATTATCCTGATTCGACCATATTAAAACTGATAACAGGAATGGGATCAATGCAAATTGGAGACTTTAATATAGCAGAGGAAAAATTCTTATATGTTTTAGAAAGACAACCAGATAATATTGATGCGAAGATCAATCTCGGAACGATTTATTTATTTAGAGATGAATCTGATAAAGCAAGGGATCTTACTCTTTCTGTAATAAGTCAGGATGCTGAAAGGCATGAAGCATTTAATTTGTTTGGAATGATTTTGTTGGCAAACGAGGATTATAAAGCGTCTATTGATGCTTTTGACAGGGCTATCAAATTAGGCAAAAGTGCAAATTATTACAATAATAAGGCACAAGCCTACCTTGCCATGGGAAAAGTTAAACAGGCAAAAAAAATGCTGGATAAAAGCGAAAACATAAATAGTGATAATTTCTATTTATGGAGAAACTTTGCATGGTATCATTCTCTAAATAAATCAGACTCGGTTAATTATTTTTTAGATAAAGCCCGAAATGTAAAGAATTCTAAATATTTGAGAATTGAACAAGATTCCATATTTGAAAGATTAAGTTCTACTTATTAATCTATCAATAGCCGATTTCATTTGTTTTATCTTTTGCTCGTGATTTAATACATGAGGAGGTGCGGCACGTTCGTTACAGTCTACTGCTGGACATCTTTCACAAGTTTCATTTACCATCCGGATGTTTATTCTGTCGTCATCAGAGAATTTTATCGTTTTTCTCAGTTTACTATTAATTAGAATTCCAATAGAAATACTGTAATTAACTGTTTTCGTTCCGGGGCGAGGCATAGCAACAGTAAATAATAAGTATTCATTTTCACCATTGATATATCTCGACTTCTGTGCTTTAAGTATCGGAGTAGTATATTTTCCTGATATTTTTAATTCTTCCAGGTCATCCATTAGGGTCAAACTCAGCCATCTTCGACAATAATGTTGGTTTAATGCAGTAGCGTGAGGATTGTGAAGTCCTGCAAGGTGCATTTCCTTGGTAAGGCTAATATCTTTATTCTCTTCATTCCTGGTAAAGCGTAGGAAAAATAGCTGTTTAAGTCCAAAATGCTTTGGTAAAATATTGGTCATCCTGTGAAAAAACACCTCCGGAGTGCAATGGTATTTTTCTATTATAGCTGTGAAATCATCCGGGCACCACCCTTCATTATTAAATAATTTTTTGAGATCGGCTGTAATTGCTTTTTCTCTTATTAAAAGTGCCCCTGCAAAATATGCTGCCTTAAAATTGTTGAGGACCTTTTCAAAGCTGTTTACTTCAAGCATAGATCCTGCATATTCTCTGGTATCTAACTTTAAGAATATATATCCAATCTCTTTTGCTAAAATAAACGCTTTTTGTTCACTAGTCAGAAATTTATTTAACAGCAACATGGGCTGTTTTCCAGGTACGAGTAACGATCTTAAATCTCTTAAAGAATTGTGGGTGTCCTGAAGTGTGTATGATATTTTTACTCCAAAATCTTCGATGAGAATTTTTTCCAAATGCTTGTGTTCCAATATTTCTCCTTTGGTCAAATGAAATTGTTGATAGAACTTGTCAACTGATCTTTCGAGTTCATCGAAGTAATTTTCATTCATTTCCTGATAAGTGCGAAGTACAGAATAGTAAAAGTTTTCTACCCCCATATCGTAATTTCGGCCAATTTCAATCAGGGTTGATATAAAAGCATTGAATTTAGTAGGGGTAGTCATCAGGAGATTTATTAGTTCAACAGGTTCTATTCCAAAAATCTCCAATGGTAATTCATTTAAAATATTTGAGCGAATAAGGTCGGCGATTGGAGCTAATTTTTTACCCAATTGTAAAGAAACCAACCAGTCGTAGGTTACTTCAAATTGCTCAGCGAGTGCAGCGATTTTATCCGCTTTTGGATACTTTTTTCCTTTTTCAATTTCATTGAGATATGATACCGAAATGCCCGTTTTCTTGGATAAATCGGACAAACTTAGTTCGTTATCCATCCTGAGTTGCCTGAGTTTTAAGCCAAAGATTAATCGGATGTTTTGTTCGTTTATTTCCTGCATAGTTGTAATCATTTTCGCGTAATATAACAAAATGGCGTAAATATTTCAATAGCGAAAATTCGCTTTTTATTTATTGTTCGCTCGTCTACATTTGTAACAGTCATAAACGCAAACCAAAAAATATTATGATTGACCAACTGGAAAAGATCGAGGGTCTGCAAATAGTTGCTCCCAGTTTAGACAAGGGAAAAGAACTCTTAACTGAGGACGCATTAGAATTTGTAGCAGCCTTACACAGAAAATTCAATAATCGAAGAAAGGAATTATTGGAAAAAAGAAAACAGGTTCAGGAATCAATTGATAATGGGAAAATGTTATCATTTCTTCCGGAAACTGAAAACATCAGGAATTCTGACTGGAAAGTAGCTCCAATCCCTGAAGATCTTCAGGACAGAAGAACTGAGATTACTGGTCCGGTCGACAGGAAAATGGTAATCAATGCCCTGAACAGT encodes the following:
- a CDS encoding tetratricopeptide repeat protein; translation: MKNLHILLFILIFIFSCGNDDDHTAKFKEANTLLNKGEYESSIKLYKSLLADSITDKRIYNNLGAAFLRSEQPDSAILYLGTAIQLDENYYDAKLNKVQALLAKGDFKKVVNETAQMEINYPDSTILKLITGMGSMQIGDFNIAEEKFLYVLERQPDNIDAKINLGTIYLFRDESDKARDLTLSVISQDAERHEAFNLFGMILLANEDYKASIDAFDRAIKLGKSANYYNNKAQAYLAMGKVKQAKKMLDKSENINSDNFYLWRNFAWYHSLNKSDSVNYFLDKARNVKNSKYLRIEQDSIFERLSSTY
- a CDS encoding helix-turn-helix domain-containing protein: MQEINEQNIRLIFGLKLRQLRMDNELSLSDLSKKTGISVSYLNEIEKGKKYPKADKIAALAEQFEVTYDWLVSLQLGKKLAPIADLIRSNILNELPLEIFGIEPVELINLLMTTPTKFNAFISTLIEIGRNYDMGVENFYYSVLRTYQEMNENYFDELERSVDKFYQQFHLTKGEILEHKHLEKILIEDFGVKISYTLQDTHNSLRDLRSLLVPGKQPMLLLNKFLTSEQKAFILAKEIGYIFLKLDTREYAGSMLEVNSFEKVLNNFKAAYFAGALLIREKAITADLKKLFNNEGWCPDDFTAIIEKYHCTPEVFFHRMTNILPKHFGLKQLFFLRFTRNEENKDISLTKEMHLAGLHNPHATALNQHYCRRWLSLTLMDDLEELKISGKYTTPILKAQKSRYINGENEYLLFTVAMPRPGTKTVNYSISIGILINSKLRKTIKFSDDDRINIRMVNETCERCPAVDCNERAAPPHVLNHEQKIKQMKSAIDRLISRT